One window of Gloeothece citriformis PCC 7424 genomic DNA carries:
- the smc gene encoding chromosome segregation protein SMC: protein MVHIKRVELSHFKSFGGTTSIPFLPGFTVISGPNGSGKSNILDALLFCLGLATSKGMRAERLPDLVNHNHTNGRKTTEASVSVTFDLSDVSGEDDTNKTEPLTEWTITRRLRVTQGGNYSSTYYINNQPCTVNELHEQLNRFRIYPEGYNVVLQGDVTRIITMNSRERREIIDELAGVAEFDRKIDKTKETLESVREREERCRIIEQELKRSLDRLASDRVKAEKYKKLKAEIQEKQQWEIVLQVRLLQTQHQQLESQISNGDTQITQFQTQLDTLNTQIEQTTTTLNQLNTQVKALGEEEQLSVASQLATQKAKRHQLQLQQQQIETIIQQHHTNQDQTKIDLQQYQQSLSEIIDQKTQLNTETIPHLMGQRDHTRNTLEQTKTKSLQIATASEAWVQEQTSLSHKIGELQDTLNPYRTEQAQLTERHQRLQKTIDEQTPRLESTETELTSKKIELTGLTETLTITQEEIKTLAQQLTLAEHDRTIQQDTQKRLLKEQRDKQRELDKLEATQQAQQEAQGTYATQIIVQSDLPGVCGIVANLGEVDPQFQLALEIAAGGRLGHIVVEDDSIASAGIALLKQKRVGRATFLPLNKIYSPKLPDISNLRFAKGFIDLAVNLINCHPRYNTIFAYVFGNTIVFETIDEARHYLGKYRIVTLDGDLLELSGAMTGGSKPSRGSIRFGTVSTKDSEDIETLKRRLSDIDQMLTRTEELIAQKTEIVNNLSQNLTEARQKERELFLQSKQLQKDIDRLTGQKEELTLSLSQNNQELETVTRRLEELTQHIPSLEAQLQQAQRQLIELEASQTHSEWLEIQAHIKAQETQLQQQEHTLRQAEETLKDLETQTQRLEEKITESQQRLESLQNQTFTINHQEAELKQQILNSDQIIAETEILLHQLTEKLGETKKERDRTETSLRALQTQHQQTAWNLEKLLQTQQERKVTLESLKNQLETQRLELPDPIPELPEFILNQENLSQYLEQLQTDIKNGQKRLEGMEPVNMLALEEYERTKERLDELSEKLSTLEAERTELLLRIENFTTLRFRAFKEAFDAVNENFQSIFATLSDGDGYLQLDNNEDPFSGGLNLVAHPKGKPVQRLSSMSGGEKSLTALSFIFALQRYRPSPFYAFDEVDMFLDGANVERLSKMIRQHSEQAQFIVVSLRRPMIEAAQRTIGVTQARGAHTQVLGIKL from the coding sequence ATGGTACATATTAAGCGAGTGGAACTGTCCCACTTTAAATCCTTTGGCGGTACAACTTCTATCCCTTTCTTACCCGGTTTTACGGTCATCTCCGGCCCCAATGGGTCTGGTAAGTCTAATATATTAGATGCTCTCCTATTTTGCCTCGGTTTGGCAACTTCTAAGGGAATGCGTGCCGAACGTCTCCCAGATTTAGTTAATCATAATCACACCAATGGGCGCAAGACGACAGAAGCAAGTGTTTCTGTTACCTTTGATTTATCCGATGTGTCAGGAGAAGATGACACGAATAAGACTGAACCCCTAACAGAATGGACAATTACCCGACGCTTACGGGTGACACAAGGGGGTAATTATTCCTCTACGTATTACATTAATAATCAACCCTGTACCGTTAACGAACTCCACGAACAATTAAACCGCTTTCGGATTTATCCTGAAGGGTATAACGTTGTCTTACAAGGGGATGTCACTCGCATCATCACTATGAATTCCCGTGAGAGACGTGAAATTATTGATGAACTGGCCGGGGTGGCAGAATTTGACCGTAAAATTGACAAGACGAAAGAAACTTTAGAATCCGTTCGAGAGCGTGAGGAACGCTGTAGAATTATAGAACAGGAATTAAAGCGATCGCTTGACCGTCTCGCCTCCGATAGAGTCAAAGCAGAAAAATATAAAAAACTCAAAGCAGAAATACAAGAAAAACAGCAATGGGAAATCGTTTTACAGGTTCGTTTGCTGCAAACCCAACACCAACAATTAGAGAGTCAAATTAGCAACGGTGATACCCAAATTACTCAATTTCAAACCCAACTCGACACCCTAAACACCCAAATAGAACAAACCACCACCACCCTAAACCAACTCAACACCCAAGTTAAAGCATTAGGAGAAGAAGAACAATTATCCGTTGCTTCCCAACTTGCTACCCAAAAAGCGAAACGTCATCAACTCCAACTCCAACAACAACAAATAGAAACCATCATCCAACAACATCACACCAATCAAGATCAAACTAAAATAGATCTTCAACAGTATCAACAAAGTCTTAGCGAAATTATCGACCAAAAAACCCAACTCAACACCGAAACTATTCCCCATTTAATGGGTCAACGAGATCACACCCGAAACACCCTCGAACAGACTAAGACAAAATCTCTCCAAATAGCAACCGCATCAGAAGCATGGGTACAAGAACAAACCTCCCTCAGTCATAAAATAGGAGAATTACAAGATACTCTTAACCCCTATCGTACCGAACAAGCGCAATTAACAGAACGTCATCAACGCTTACAAAAAACCATCGATGAACAAACCCCCCGTTTAGAGAGTACCGAAACCGAATTAACCAGCAAAAAAATCGAATTAACGGGACTTACCGAAACTCTCACCATCACCCAAGAAGAGATTAAAACCTTAGCACAACAGTTAACTCTAGCAGAACACGATCGCACGATCCAACAAGATACCCAAAAACGCCTCCTCAAAGAACAACGGGACAAACAACGGGAACTCGATAAACTCGAAGCGACTCAACAAGCACAACAAGAAGCTCAAGGGACTTATGCGACTCAAATTATAGTACAATCAGATTTACCCGGAGTCTGTGGCATCGTCGCTAATTTAGGAGAAGTTGACCCCCAGTTTCAACTCGCTTTAGAAATTGCTGCTGGAGGACGCTTAGGTCATATCGTTGTAGAAGATGATAGCATTGCTTCGGCAGGAATTGCCCTACTCAAACAAAAACGGGTAGGCCGGGCGACGTTTTTACCCCTCAATAAGATATATTCCCCCAAATTACCCGATATTTCTAACCTCCGCTTTGCTAAAGGATTTATCGATTTAGCTGTGAATTTGATTAATTGTCATCCTCGCTACAACACTATTTTTGCTTATGTGTTCGGGAATACGATCGTTTTTGAAACCATAGACGAGGCTCGTCATTATCTGGGAAAATATCGCATAGTCACCCTAGACGGAGATCTTTTAGAATTAAGTGGAGCAATGACTGGAGGAAGTAAACCCTCTCGCGGTTCTATCCGTTTTGGGACAGTTAGCACCAAAGACTCTGAAGACATAGAAACCCTCAAACGGCGTTTAAGTGATATTGACCAAATGTTAACCCGGACTGAAGAGTTAATTGCACAAAAAACGGAAATTGTCAATAATCTATCTCAAAACTTAACAGAAGCGAGACAAAAAGAAAGAGAACTTTTTCTACAGTCTAAACAACTGCAAAAAGATATCGATCGCTTGACAGGTCAAAAAGAAGAATTAACCTTATCCTTGTCTCAAAATAATCAAGAATTAGAAACCGTTACCCGTCGGTTAGAAGAATTAACCCAACATATTCCTAGTTTAGAAGCTCAATTACAGCAAGCACAACGCCAATTAATCGAGTTAGAAGCGTCTCAAACTCATAGTGAATGGTTGGAGATCCAAGCCCATATTAAAGCACAAGAAACCCAATTACAACAACAAGAACACACCCTACGACAAGCGGAAGAAACCTTAAAAGATTTAGAGACACAAACTCAACGGTTAGAAGAAAAAATAACCGAGTCTCAACAGCGTTTAGAAAGTCTCCAAAATCAAACTTTTACCATTAATCATCAAGAAGCAGAACTTAAACAACAAATCCTTAATAGTGATCAAATCATAGCCGAAACAGAAATTTTATTACACCAACTAACCGAAAAATTAGGAGAAACCAAAAAAGAACGCGATCGCACTGAAACGAGTCTCCGAGCTTTACAAACTCAACATCAGCAAACCGCCTGGAATTTAGAAAAACTTTTGCAAACCCAACAGGAAAGAAAAGTGACTTTAGAAAGTCTAAAAAATCAACTGGAAACCCAACGGTTAGAACTGCCTGATCCGATTCCCGAATTACCCGAATTTATTTTAAACCAAGAAAACTTAAGTCAATATTTAGAGCAACTACAAACCGACATTAAAAATGGACAAAAACGGTTAGAAGGGATGGAACCGGTGAATATGTTAGCCTTAGAAGAATATGAACGCACAAAAGAACGATTAGATGAACTATCAGAAAAACTCTCAACTTTAGAAGCAGAGAGAACCGAATTATTACTCCGAATCGAAAACTTTACGACCTTAAGATTTAGAGCATTTAAAGAAGCTTTTGATGCCGTTAATGAAAACTTTCAAAGTATTTTTGCCACCCTTTCTGATGGGGATGGTTACTTACAATTAGATAATAATGAAGATCCCTTTAGTGGGGGATTAAATTTAGTTGCTCACCCCAAAGGAAAACCCGTACAAAGATTAAGTTCTATGTCGGGGGGAGAAAAATCATTAACCGCTTTAAGCTTTATTTTTGCCCTGCAAAGATATCGTCCCTCACCGTTTTATGCCTTTGATGAAGTCGATATGTTTTTAGATGGGGCAAATGTAGAAAGATTATCAAAAATGATTAGACAACACTCAGAACAAGCTCAATTTATTGTAGTCAGTTTGCGCCGTCCCATGATTGAGGCCGCCCAGAGAACCATAGGGGTTACTCAAGCAAGAGGGGCGCATACCCAAGTATTAGGAATTAAATTGTAA
- a CDS encoding ABC transporter ATP-binding protein gives MKYGRRYRVLIWQAVTCSIFNKIFDLAPPALIGAAVDVVVQRQDSIIAKLGITDIFGQLLFLSVLSALVWGLESLFQYTYERLWRNLAQNIQHDLRLDAYSHIQDLELAYFEDRSTGTLLSILNDDVNQLERFLDIGANEILQVITTVIIISGAFFILTPNTAWMAMLPIPFILWGSIAFQNLLAPRYGDVREKVSLLNSRLANNLSGITTIKSYTTERYEIERLRVDSEAYRQSNQRAIKLSAAFVPLIRIIILAGFTAILLFGGMEVVEGRLAVGTYSVLVFLTQRLLWPLTRLGQTLDLYQRAMASTNRVMNLLDTPIAIHSGNIALPVSTIKGEIVLDNISFAYQERYPVIENLSLHIPAGKTIAIVGSTGSGKSTLVKLLLRLYEVQRGRITLDGIDINDIILYDLRRGIGLVSQDVFLFHGSVRENIAYGSPDATIDDIMMAAKAAEAHEFIIKLPQGYDTIVGERGQKLSGGQRQRISIARAILKDPPILILDEATSAVDNETEAAIARSLEKITQNRTTIAIAHRLSTIRHAECIYVLEYGQIVERGTHEELLEKEGIYANLWRVQTGIRQLGLTH, from the coding sequence ATGAAATATGGGCGAAGATACCGAGTTTTAATTTGGCAAGCGGTTACTTGCTCTATTTTCAACAAAATCTTTGATTTAGCCCCGCCGGCGTTAATTGGTGCAGCAGTGGATGTAGTCGTTCAACGTCAAGATTCTATTATTGCTAAATTAGGAATCACAGATATTTTTGGACAACTTTTATTTTTATCGGTATTATCTGCCCTAGTTTGGGGATTAGAATCATTATTTCAATATACTTATGAGAGATTATGGCGTAATTTAGCCCAAAATATTCAACATGATCTCCGTTTAGATGCCTATAGTCATATTCAAGATTTAGAATTAGCCTATTTTGAAGACCGTTCAACGGGAACTCTATTATCTATTCTCAATGATGATGTTAACCAACTGGAAAGATTTTTAGATATTGGGGCTAATGAAATTTTACAGGTCATTACCACCGTCATTATTATTAGTGGAGCTTTCTTTATTCTAACTCCTAATACCGCTTGGATGGCGATGTTACCTATTCCTTTTATTTTATGGGGGTCAATTGCCTTTCAAAATCTTCTTGCTCCTCGTTATGGAGATGTGCGGGAAAAAGTCAGTTTACTTAATTCTCGTTTAGCCAATAATTTAAGCGGTATTACTACCATTAAAAGCTATACCACAGAAAGATATGAAATAGAACGTCTTCGAGTTGATAGTGAAGCCTATCGCCAAAGTAATCAACGGGCAATTAAATTAAGTGCAGCCTTTGTTCCTTTAATTCGTATCATTATATTAGCTGGATTTACGGCGATTTTATTATTTGGAGGTATGGAGGTTGTAGAGGGAAGATTAGCCGTAGGAACTTATAGCGTTTTAGTCTTTTTAACTCAGCGCTTATTATGGCCTCTCACTCGTCTAGGACAAACCCTAGATTTATATCAACGCGCTATGGCCTCCACTAACCGAGTGATGAATTTATTAGATACTCCTATTGCAATTCATTCAGGTAATATTGCTCTGCCAGTTTCCACCATTAAAGGGGAAATCGTCTTAGACAATATCAGTTTTGCCTATCAAGAAAGATATCCCGTCATAGAAAATTTATCCTTACATATTCCCGCCGGAAAAACGATCGCTATTGTTGGATCTACTGGTTCGGGAAAAAGTACCCTAGTCAAACTTTTATTAAGACTTTATGAAGTCCAAAGGGGAAGAATTACCCTAGATGGAATTGATATAAATGATATTATTCTGTATGATTTGCGTCGAGGAATAGGGTTAGTGAGTCAGGATGTATTTTTATTTCATGGAAGCGTGAGAGAAAATATTGCTTATGGAAGTCCTGACGCGACAATAGATGACATTATGATGGCCGCTAAAGCAGCAGAAGCGCACGAATTTATTATCAAACTTCCTCAAGGATACGACACCATTGTCGGGGAAAGAGGACAAAAATTATCCGGCGGACAACGGCAAAGAATTTCTATTGCTCGTGCTATTTTAAAAGATCCACCTATATTAATTTTAGATGAGGCCACCTCGGCGGTAGATAATGAAACAGAAGCCGCTATTGCTCGGTCTTTAGAAAAGATCACCCAAAATCGGACTACAATTGCGATCGCTCATCGCTTATCTACCATTCGTCATGCTGAGTGTATTTATGTTTTAGAATACGGACAAATAGTAGAAAGAGGAACTCATGAAGAGTTGTTAGAAAAAGAAGGAATTTATGCTAATTTGTGGCGAGTGCAAACCGGGATAAGACAGTTAGGACTGACCCATTAA
- a CDS encoding NACHT domain-containing protein — MTGIEPILIDGAAKAFGGIVIKTAWDKGGKMLNELLENLDENLKTLIYKASRQYIKNYTERHGILKVLGMREPVSLDSLYITVQIIAERDINNLATLDAVESNYRQNNQRRFRSEKKEKKPGIEVANQTQYLMVLGEPGAGKSTFLRKMGLEALKGNKGEYKHSCLPVFLELKRFTEPNIDIKSILINEFEICGFPNPDKIIENGLEQGKLLILFDGLDEVPKNNLTTVIKTVKDFVDQYSKNRFIISCRTAAYQSFPRFTDLTIAEFDDEQIEQFIRNWFNSEEDKNNKTADKCWGKLQHKDYEAAKELAHNPLLLTFLCLVYQRSQDLPKNRSRLYAKALRILLEEWAADKQIERDPIYEGLHTELEEILLSEIAYNSFEQDQLFFEKRDIVKQIKGFLAGNLNAPQHLNGEAVLKAIAIQQGILVERATDIYSFSHLTLQEYLTAQYIVDHNQINDLVSNHLTEKRWKEVFLLVAGLMNRGADELLLLMEKKAQQYLLTPTGFQRLAPILHWAEKITTGSSGTLKPSQKRAIAYAYVYAHAYVNVYANPYANSNTLDYANAYARFYALFYAHANAYANAYANAHANDLPYANVYAGSNPLDYANPYALYKFISVAKILQRDGIYHGVNFEALITQLEALKTRIPDEQESTEVKKEFRNQLVNTWLTAFHLNLELVNLSGKEVAEIDQQYFYIYWLMLQCKEAAVRVSPQVWEGIEDRMLRVV; from the coding sequence ATGACGGGAATAGAACCAATTTTGATAGATGGTGCGGCTAAAGCTTTTGGAGGAATTGTTATAAAAACGGCTTGGGATAAAGGCGGTAAAATGTTAAATGAATTACTAGAAAATTTAGATGAAAATCTTAAAACGCTTATTTATAAAGCATCTCGACAATATATTAAAAATTATACTGAGCGTCATGGAATTTTGAAAGTTTTAGGAATGCGTGAGCCAGTTAGTTTAGACTCTTTATATATAACCGTTCAAATTATCGCCGAAAGAGATATTAACAACTTAGCTACCTTAGACGCTGTAGAATCAAACTACCGCCAAAATAATCAACGTCGTTTTAGAAGTGAAAAAAAAGAAAAAAAACCAGGAATTGAGGTTGCAAATCAGACTCAATATTTAATGGTATTAGGTGAACCTGGGGCAGGAAAATCTACTTTTTTAAGAAAAATGGGTTTAGAGGCATTAAAAGGAAATAAAGGAGAATATAAACATTCTTGTCTTCCCGTTTTTCTAGAACTTAAACGGTTTACTGAGCCTAATATTGATATTAAATCAATTTTAATTAATGAGTTTGAAATCTGCGGTTTTCCTAACCCTGATAAAATTATTGAAAATGGATTAGAGCAAGGAAAGTTATTAATTCTCTTTGATGGGTTAGATGAAGTCCCTAAAAATAATTTAACGACTGTTATCAAGACAGTTAAAGATTTTGTCGATCAATATTCTAAAAATCGCTTTATTATTTCCTGTAGAACCGCAGCTTATCAGAGTTTTCCTCGGTTTACTGATTTAACTATTGCTGAGTTTGATGATGAGCAGATAGAGCAATTTATCCGCAATTGGTTTAACTCTGAAGAAGATAAAAACAATAAAACAGCCGATAAATGTTGGGGAAAGTTACAACATAAAGACTATGAAGCAGCGAAAGAATTAGCCCATAATCCTCTATTATTAACCTTTCTTTGTCTCGTTTATCAACGTTCTCAAGATTTACCCAAAAACCGCAGCAGACTATATGCTAAAGCGTTACGCATTTTGTTAGAAGAATGGGCAGCAGACAAGCAAATTGAACGAGATCCCATTTATGAGGGGTTACATACAGAATTAGAGGAAATTTTATTATCAGAAATTGCTTATAATAGTTTTGAACAAGATCAACTCTTTTTTGAAAAACGAGATATAGTTAAACAAATTAAAGGTTTTTTAGCTGGAAATCTCAACGCGCCACAACATTTAAACGGGGAAGCGGTATTAAAAGCAATTGCTATTCAACAAGGTATTTTAGTAGAAAGAGCAACAGATATTTATTCTTTTTCTCATCTCACTTTACAAGAATATCTCACGGCTCAGTATATTGTCGATCATAATCAAATTAATGATTTAGTCAGTAACCATCTTACCGAGAAGCGTTGGAAGGAAGTCTTTTTATTAGTCGCTGGTTTGATGAACCGGGGCGCAGATGAGTTACTTTTATTAATGGAAAAAAAAGCACAACAATATTTATTAACTCCTACGGGATTTCAGCGTCTTGCTCCTATTTTACACTGGGCAGAAAAGATTACAACCGGATCATCAGGAACTTTAAAACCTTCCCAAAAAAGAGCGATCGCCTACGCCTACGTCTACGCCCACGCCTACGTCAACGTCTACGCCAACCCCTACGCCAACAGCAACACCCTCGACTACGCCAACGCCTACGCCCGCTTCTACGCCCTCTTCTACGCCCACGCCAACGCCTACGCCAACGCCTACGCCAACGCCCACGCCAACGACCTCCCCTACGCCAACGTCTACGCCGGCAGCAACCCCCTCGACTACGCCAACCCCTACGCCCTCTATAAATTTATCTCTGTAGCAAAGATACTACAAAGAGATGGAATTTATCACGGGGTCAATTTTGAGGCTCTAATCACTCAATTAGAAGCCTTAAAGACTAGAATACCAGATGAACAAGAGTCAACAGAAGTAAAAAAAGAATTTCGTAACCAACTTGTGAATACTTGGTTAACTGCCTTTCATCTAAATTTAGAATTAGTTAATTTATCTGGGAAAGAAGTAGCAGAAATTGATCAACAATACTTTTATATATACTGGTTAATGCTCCAATGTAAAGAAGCCGCCGTCAGAGTATCTCCCCAGGTTTGGGAAGGAATAGAAGACAGAATGTTAAGAGTGGTGTGA
- a CDS encoding protein tyrosine phosphatase family protein: MNDVSDLLQEIKNYYWVNQYLATSGQPTPEQFKIIQDAGYDVVINLALPTSDYAIVNEGAIVTGLGMVYVHIPVVWEAPKLEDIRLFFGVMESLSGRKVWVHCALNMRVSCFVYLYQKLKLNLPEEQASYPMSEIWQPNEVWTQFIEDVKGALSAIA, encoded by the coding sequence GTGAATGATGTAAGTGATCTTTTGCAAGAGATTAAAAATTATTATTGGGTTAATCAATATCTGGCTACGTCAGGACAACCGACACCAGAGCAGTTTAAAATTATTCAAGATGCTGGTTATGATGTGGTGATTAATTTAGCCTTGCCAACTTCTGATTATGCGATCGTTAATGAGGGGGCTATTGTTACGGGTTTGGGGATGGTTTATGTTCATATTCCTGTGGTTTGGGAAGCGCCGAAGTTGGAGGATATACGCTTATTTTTTGGGGTGATGGAGAGTTTATCCGGGCGTAAGGTTTGGGTTCATTGTGCGTTGAATATGAGGGTGTCTTGTTTTGTTTATTTGTATCAAAAGCTTAAGTTAAATTTGCCCGAAGAACAAGCTAGTTATCCGATGTCTGAAATTTGGCAACCTAACGAGGTTTGGACACAATTTATTGAGGATGTAAAAGGGGCACTTTCTGCGATCGCTTAA
- a CDS encoding Uma2 family endonuclease, whose protein sequence is MVGQISHEGSNQIIYPDSDGQPMADNTKQFRWIMVIKENLELLFAEEEDVFVAGDLLWYPVEGSPTLRQAPDVMVVFGRPKGDRGSYKQWEENNIIPQVVFEILSPGNRLREIIRKFRFYENYGVEEYYIYDPDKVELEGWIRSNNILEVIEEMNNWISPRLGVRFELKDDSLELYRPDGEKFLTFVELAKLRKEDQKKAEEALRKLEQEKEKVKKLEARLRELGVELE, encoded by the coding sequence ATGGTAGGGCAAATATCCCATGAGGGGAGTAATCAAATTATCTATCCGGATAGCGATGGTCAACCGATGGCAGACAATACTAAGCAGTTTCGTTGGATTATGGTGATTAAGGAGAATTTAGAGTTATTGTTTGCTGAAGAAGAAGATGTTTTTGTGGCGGGTGATTTATTGTGGTATCCGGTAGAAGGTTCTCCTACCCTTCGTCAAGCGCCTGATGTTATGGTGGTTTTTGGAAGACCTAAAGGGGATAGGGGTTCTTATAAACAATGGGAAGAAAATAATATTATTCCTCAAGTGGTGTTTGAGATTTTATCACCGGGTAATCGTTTAAGGGAGATTATTAGAAAGTTTAGATTTTATGAAAATTATGGAGTAGAAGAATATTATATTTATGACCCCGATAAAGTTGAGTTAGAGGGATGGATACGGTCTAATAATATTTTAGAAGTTATTGAGGAAATGAATAATTGGATAAGTCCAAGATTGGGAGTTAGGTTTGAGTTAAAGGATGATTCTTTAGAGTTATATCGTCCTGATGGAGAGAAGTTTTTAACTTTTGTCGAGTTGGCTAAGTTAAGGAAAGAAGATCAAAAAAAAGCTGAGGAAGCTTTAAGAAAACTCGAACAAGAAAAGGAAAAAGTGAAAAAGTTAGAAGCAAGGTTAAGAGAGTTAGGGGTTGAGTTAGAATGA
- a CDS encoding HAD family hydrolase — translation MLSAILFDLDGTLANTDPLHFLTWKEILTQFDLFIDEEFYNQRISGRVNEVIIKDILPQLSEKEGLELAEKKEAQFRELAHNLEPMTGLMRLLDWSKSRQIKQAVVTNAPRKNAEFMLNALRLKKIFPILILAEEAPKGKPDPAPYQLALERLGVSASEAIAFEDSPSGVRSATGAGIFTIGVNSTHDSNYLLEAGAKWVIKDFSSSQLWEWLQQFY, via the coding sequence ATGCTGTCTGCTATTCTTTTTGATTTAGACGGGACTTTAGCTAATACCGATCCTCTCCATTTTCTGACTTGGAAAGAGATTTTAACCCAGTTTGATTTATTCATCGATGAGGAGTTTTATAATCAACGGATATCGGGAAGAGTAAATGAGGTAATTATTAAAGACATTCTGCCCCAATTATCAGAAAAAGAAGGACTTGAATTAGCCGAAAAAAAAGAAGCTCAATTTCGGGAATTAGCGCACAATTTAGAACCGATGACCGGTTTAATGAGATTATTAGACTGGTCTAAATCTCGTCAAATTAAACAAGCAGTCGTCACCAATGCTCCTCGGAAAAATGCCGAATTTATGCTCAATGCTTTAAGACTTAAAAAGATTTTTCCCATACTAATTTTAGCAGAAGAAGCCCCAAAAGGAAAACCCGATCCCGCCCCTTATCAATTAGCATTAGAACGCTTAGGAGTAAGCGCCTCCGAAGCGATCGCATTTGAAGATTCACCTTCGGGGGTTCGTTCAGCGACAGGAGCAGGAATTTTTACCATAGGAGTGAATTCAACTCATGACTCTAATTATCTTCTAGAAGCAGGAGCGAAATGGGTAATTAAAGACTTTAGTTCCTCACAATTATGGGAATGGTTACAGCAATTTTATTAA
- a CDS encoding flavodoxin produces the protein MSKIGIFYGSTSGITEEIAQKLRVLFGEQLCDIYSMEEDFDEYGQLLDYDYLLLGCSTWGAGEVQNDWREPLFEMELEKPDFTGKTIALFGAGDQVSHGQDFVSALGTLYQHFQKLGATLVGDYPTDGYDFKHSNALHDGKFVGLPIDEINQSELTEERINQWVESLRPVFIGSN, from the coding sequence ATGTCCAAAATTGGTATTTTTTACGGCAGTACATCTGGTATCACTGAAGAAATCGCTCAGAAATTGCGCGTCTTATTCGGTGAACAACTTTGTGATATTTACAGCATGGAAGAAGATTTTGACGAATATGGTCAACTTCTCGATTATGATTATCTATTACTCGGTTGTTCAACCTGGGGTGCTGGAGAAGTCCAAAATGATTGGCGTGAACCCCTGTTTGAGATGGAACTAGAAAAACCCGATTTTACCGGCAAAACTATAGCTTTATTTGGTGCAGGAGATCAAGTGAGTCACGGACAGGATTTTGTGAGCGCTCTGGGAACTCTCTATCAGCATTTTCAAAAACTCGGAGCAACTCTAGTGGGAGATTATCCGACTGACGGTTATGATTTTAAGCATTCTAATGCGTTGCACGACGGCAAATTCGTAGGATTGCCTATTGATGAAATTAACCAAAGTGAACTCACTGAAGAACGAATTAACCAGTGGGTGGAATCATTACGTCCTGTTTTTATCGGTAGTAATTAA
- the csaB gene encoding polysaccharide pyruvyl transferase CsaB: MRAVICGYYGRGNGGDEALLVSLLQMLPQEVTPIVLSNNPPQTHQRYGVETCPARSAFSLLRTLKKSDMFIWGGGSLMQDVTSFASPFYYAGVMGLAQQLRLKTVAWAQGIGPLKRATTQWLTKQALQGCTAVSVRDSQSAKLISQWDISPLIAPDPVWALESKPVQGLWDLPAPRVAVNLRAHPLLTAKKLEILTQALVDFQKATQTFILLVPFQKSQDLAIARSISDRLPPSHKIIELEDPRQLKGLFKGVEMTIGMRYHSLIMAGAEECRCFALSYDPKVSRLMKELDIPGWELDQLPDDANLISTAWLEHYVNGDALSQVQIHSLIDRAFMHRELLQSVIDFNLNL; the protein is encoded by the coding sequence ATGCGGGCGGTTATCTGTGGTTATTATGGCAGAGGAAACGGAGGCGATGAAGCACTATTGGTCTCCTTATTACAAATGTTACCCCAAGAAGTAACGCCGATCGTCCTTTCTAATAATCCTCCCCAAACTCATCAACGCTATGGGGTTGAAACTTGTCCGGCTCGTTCTGCCTTTTCCCTGTTGCGAACTTTAAAAAAGTCAGATATGTTTATTTGGGGCGGTGGCAGTTTAATGCAGGATGTGACGAGTTTTGCTAGTCCCTTTTATTATGCCGGGGTAATGGGTTTAGCACAACAATTGCGCTTAAAAACCGTTGCTTGGGCCCAGGGAATAGGGCCTCTAAAACGCGCCACTACCCAATGGTTGACGAAACAAGCGTTACAAGGGTGTACCGCCGTCAGTGTCAGAGACTCCCAGTCTGCTAAGTTAATCTCTCAATGGGATATTTCTCCTCTGATTGCTCCGGATCCGGTTTGGGCGCTAGAATCAAAACCGGTTCAAGGATTATGGGATTTACCCGCGCCGAGAGTTGCAGTTAATTTACGCGCTCATCCTCTATTAACCGCAAAAAAATTAGAAATTCTGACCCAAGCTTTAGTAGATTTCCAAAAAGCAACCCAGACTTTTATTTTATTAGTCCCCTTTCAAAAATCTCAAGATTTAGCTATTGCTCGTTCTATTTCTGATCGTCTTCCCCCCTCTCATAAAATTATTGAATTAGAAGATCCTCGACAATTAAAAGGTTTATTTAAAGGGGTAGAAATGACGATCGGGATGCGCTATCACAGTTTAATTATGGCAGGAGCAGAGGAATGTCGTTGTTTTGCCCTCAGTTACGATCCTAAAGTTAGCCGCTTAATGAAGGAATTAGATATTCCGGGTTGGGAATTAGACCAACTTCCCGATGATGCCAATCTTATTAGTACCGCTTGGTTAGAACATTATGTTAATGGGGATGCTCTCAGTCAAGTTCAGATTCATTCATTAATTGACCGGGCGTTTATGCACAGGGAATTATTACAGTCTGTGATTGATTTTAATCTAAATTTGTGA